From Pelosinus fermentans DSM 17108, the proteins below share one genomic window:
- the minC gene encoding septum site-determining protein MinC, producing the protein MREYVIFKGSRNGLQLVLDASVEFEILLDNLAVKLESAVDFFSRGTMVEVPAKVRNLSFQEQEELSKLLAGYGLVFREVNDQCADDMMSEPKVIERLVVAKTIRSGQEIIHPGAVVIDGDVNPGAEVIAGGDIIVNGTCRGVVHAGAYGDISATITAQRLLASQIRIAGLIARAPDHLDQPDQAEVALIEDGIVIIKTVSRQEDEMYKLQA; encoded by the coding sequence ATGCGAGAATATGTAATATTTAAAGGCAGCAGAAATGGTTTACAATTAGTACTTGATGCATCTGTAGAATTTGAAATACTTTTAGACAATTTAGCAGTTAAACTAGAATCGGCAGTTGATTTTTTCTCGCGAGGGACGATGGTGGAAGTGCCAGCCAAGGTACGTAATCTTTCTTTTCAGGAACAGGAAGAATTAAGTAAATTGCTGGCTGGTTATGGATTGGTCTTTCGTGAAGTCAATGACCAATGTGCAGATGATATGATGTCTGAGCCTAAAGTTATAGAACGGCTAGTTGTTGCGAAAACCATACGCAGCGGTCAGGAAATTATTCATCCGGGTGCCGTGGTTATTGATGGTGACGTGAATCCTGGTGCAGAAGTAATAGCCGGCGGAGATATTATTGTAAACGGGACATGTCGCGGTGTGGTACATGCAGGGGCTTATGGAGATATAAGTGCCACTATTACAGCCCAGCGTTTATTAGCTTCGCAAATTAGAATTGCTGGACTAATTGCCAGAGCACCGGATCATTTGGATCAACCCGATCAAGCTGAGGTAGCACTTATTGAAGACGGGATTGTCATTATAAAAACAGTTAGTAGGCAAGAAGATGAGATGTACAAATTACAAGCATAA
- the minD gene encoding septum site-determining protein MinD, which produces MGEVIVITSGKGGVGKTTTSANLGTGFALQGKKVVLVDADIGLRNLDVVMGLENRIVYDLVDVTDGNCRLKQALIRDKRYESLYLLPAAQTRDKNAVTPDQMKQLCDELKQDFDFVIIDCPAGIEQGFKNAIAGADRAIIVTTPEVSAVRDADRIIGLLESEGKHNPKLIVNRIRPRMVKKGDMMSIDDIIEILAIDLLGIIPEDDYIVVSTNRGEPAVVNPISQASTAYKNIVRRLMGENIPLMIIEDNTSFFNKLKKIFNL; this is translated from the coding sequence ATGGGGGAAGTTATTGTAATAACATCGGGCAAAGGCGGCGTTGGAAAAACTACCACTTCAGCCAATCTGGGGACTGGTTTTGCATTGCAGGGAAAGAAAGTAGTGTTAGTTGATGCAGATATTGGACTACGTAATTTAGATGTAGTGATGGGACTTGAAAATCGAATTGTATATGATTTAGTGGATGTTACAGACGGAAATTGTCGGCTAAAGCAAGCATTGATTCGGGATAAACGTTATGAATCCCTCTATCTTTTACCTGCGGCTCAAACGCGTGATAAAAATGCAGTAACTCCAGATCAAATGAAACAACTGTGTGATGAATTAAAACAAGATTTTGATTTTGTGATTATTGACTGCCCTGCCGGTATTGAGCAGGGATTCAAAAACGCAATAGCTGGGGCTGATCGGGCGATTATTGTAACTACGCCTGAGGTATCAGCGGTGCGTGATGCTGATCGTATCATTGGCTTATTAGAGTCAGAGGGGAAACATAACCCTAAACTGATTGTAAATCGTATCCGTCCTCGCATGGTTAAAAAAGGTGATATGATGAGTATCGATGATATTATTGAGATCTTAGCTATTGACCTATTAGGCATTATACCAGAGGATGATTATATTGTTGTTTCAACTAATCGAGGAGAGCCAGCAGTTGTCAATCCTATTTCCCAGGCAAGTACAGCGTATAAGAATATTGTTCGGCGTTTAATGGGAGAAAATATACCATTAATGATTATTGAAGATAATACTAGCTTTTTTAATAAATTAAAGAAAATATTTAATCTTTAA
- the minE gene encoding cell division topological specificity factor MinE, with translation MLELIQKLFGKDSNSSKDIAKERLRLVLVHDRVNVSPQLMETLKDDMFKAISNYMDINEKCMEVNLTHTESSVTLVANIPVTSMKRGAMSKR, from the coding sequence ATGCTTGAATTGATTCAAAAACTTTTTGGCAAAGATTCTAATTCTTCAAAAGATATTGCCAAAGAAAGACTACGATTGGTACTGGTTCATGATAGGGTTAATGTTTCTCCCCAATTGATGGAGACATTAAAAGATGATATGTTTAAAGCCATATCGAATTATATGGATATCAATGAAAAGTGCATGGAAGTGAATCTTACTCATACTGAATCATCCGTAACTCTCGTTGCTAATATTCCTGTGACCAGTATGAAAAGAGGCGCTATGTCAAAGAGATAA
- the rodA gene encoding rod shape-determining protein RodA, giving the protein MLNRRLLRNLDFVTITTTVILILISLVVIGSATHINTPGEERYWYVERQGMFALFNVIFIIILLNFDYKVLSKFANGLYGINLVMLLAVMFIGQSALGAQRWIQIGPISLQPSEFSKLIMIIALADMLDKKTGKLNSFKDLIPIFLYVGVPFLLILKQPDLGTSLVFLAILFGMLFIAGIKSKHLMMIFGAGAALMPIFWHFLKDYQKMRLSVFIDPNVDPLGSGYHIIQSKIAIGSGMLLGKGLFGGTQSQLNFLPENHTDFIFAVIGEELGFIGAVLILLLYFILLYRGVKIAGEAKDNFGTLLATGITSMLTFHVLVNVGMTAGIMPVTGIPLPLMSYGVSALTTNMISIGILLNIYMRRQKIMF; this is encoded by the coding sequence ATGTTAAATCGGCGTCTATTACGAAATTTAGATTTTGTTACAATTACTACAACAGTGATACTGATTTTAATAAGTTTGGTAGTAATCGGCAGCGCAACTCATATCAATACACCTGGTGAAGAACGATATTGGTATGTTGAGCGCCAAGGAATGTTTGCCCTGTTTAATGTGATTTTCATAATTATTTTATTGAACTTTGACTATAAAGTACTAAGTAAATTTGCCAATGGGCTGTATGGTATCAATTTAGTCATGCTGTTGGCTGTTATGTTTATCGGTCAATCAGCTCTTGGCGCGCAGCGATGGATACAAATAGGTCCTATTAGCTTGCAGCCTTCAGAGTTCTCCAAGTTAATTATGATCATTGCATTAGCGGATATGCTGGACAAAAAAACAGGGAAACTCAATTCATTTAAAGATCTTATACCCATTTTTTTATACGTGGGTGTACCTTTTTTGTTAATTTTAAAGCAGCCTGATCTTGGGACTTCTCTTGTGTTTTTAGCTATTTTATTTGGTATGCTCTTTATTGCAGGGATTAAAAGTAAGCATTTGATGATGATTTTTGGCGCTGGTGCTGCTTTGATGCCTATATTTTGGCATTTCCTAAAGGATTATCAAAAAATGCGATTGTCTGTATTTATTGACCCCAATGTTGATCCGTTAGGATCTGGTTATCATATTATACAGTCTAAGATTGCCATTGGATCAGGAATGCTATTGGGTAAAGGACTTTTTGGCGGCACCCAAAGCCAGTTGAACTTTTTACCGGAAAACCATACAGATTTTATTTTTGCTGTGATTGGTGAGGAACTTGGCTTCATTGGAGCGGTTTTAATTTTATTGCTGTATTTTATTCTCTTATATCGTGGTGTAAAAATTGCTGGTGAAGCAAAAGATAATTTTGGAACGTTGCTAGCGACAGGAATTACCTCGATGTTGACGTTCCATGTATTAGTGAATGTAGGGATGACTGCCGGTATTATGCCGGTAACCGGTATCCCCTTACCTTTAATGAGTTATGGAGTTAGTGCTCTTACTACGAATATGATTAGCATTGGTATTTTACTAAATATCTATATGCGTAGACAAAAGATTATGTTTTAA
- a CDS encoding M23 family metallopeptidase has protein sequence MAKLWNKLRKNRWGETRETDYSWQYQEEEVNYNWLKKTIIAGIVFAIVYCAHISETAIGRIMDDGVRYTLTAQTDVNYVVEKIISVAPENLDLSILKRVQTTISKPADPLLYMHAPVTGKITVPFGWGVDPVLKQEKMHEGIDMEAALGTSVQAAAPGKVKMITDSAQLGKVVIIEHSQEIETVYGHLGEVLVQQGDAISQGQIIAKVGKSGMVTGPLLYFEVRENGKAIDPTTRLKGEFPKGEEK, from the coding sequence ATGGCAAAGCTATGGAATAAGTTAAGAAAGAATCGATGGGGCGAAACAAGGGAAACGGATTATTCATGGCAGTATCAAGAGGAAGAGGTGAACTATAATTGGCTTAAAAAGACAATTATAGCAGGTATTGTGTTTGCAATTGTATATTGTGCTCATATATCGGAAACGGCCATAGGGAGAATCATGGATGATGGGGTTCGTTATACCTTAACAGCGCAAACAGATGTGAATTATGTAGTGGAAAAAATCATTAGTGTGGCTCCGGAAAATCTAGATCTCTCAATACTTAAAAGAGTTCAGACTACAATATCCAAACCTGCAGATCCATTATTGTATATGCATGCGCCTGTTACAGGGAAAATTACAGTTCCATTTGGCTGGGGCGTTGATCCTGTGTTAAAACAAGAAAAAATGCATGAAGGAATTGATATGGAAGCTGCTTTAGGAACGAGTGTGCAAGCAGCTGCTCCTGGTAAGGTAAAAATGATTACGGATAGTGCCCAATTGGGAAAGGTAGTAATCATCGAACATAGTCAGGAGATTGAAACTGTATATGGTCACTTAGGAGAAGTTCTTGTACAGCAAGGGGATGCGATTAGCCAAGGACAGATTATTGCTAAAGTAGGTAAAAGCGGCATGGTAACTGGACCTTTACTTTATTTTGAGGTGAGGGAAAACGGTAAGGCCATTGATCCTACTACTCGGTTAAAGGGAGAGTTTCCTAAGGGAGAGGAGAAGTGA
- a CDS encoding M50 family metallopeptidase gives MRVANVAGIDLIVSYWFIAMILFFSLAGMMVKVLLVFSAVLWHELAHAGAAIALGFSVREVELLPFGGVARIEGLGAASSKSEMIIAAAGPAASMVLAAIVYGSMFYFNLWTEIWDFFYKANIMLAIFNMIPGLPLDGGRIFRAWLALYMDYGKATAVAAGVSKCVSISLVCIVIFQYVQGSTINISFLVAAIFLYTTAKSELKVAGFRTLRIMAQKKTLLRSRGMMPTIHLTVMKGVLLKDIVRLFRPDQYYVMLVVNDDCRVCGTLTETEVWEGLPKNGLHASIGELIDS, from the coding sequence TTGCGGGTTGCTAATGTAGCAGGGATAGACTTGATCGTGAGTTATTGGTTTATCGCAATGATCTTATTCTTCTCTTTAGCTGGTATGATGGTGAAAGTACTTCTCGTTTTTAGTGCAGTTCTCTGGCATGAATTAGCTCACGCAGGGGCTGCTATAGCCTTAGGATTTTCAGTGCGTGAAGTGGAGTTGCTGCCCTTTGGTGGTGTGGCACGAATCGAAGGATTGGGGGCAGCCAGTTCAAAAAGTGAGATGATAATAGCCGCCGCCGGACCAGCAGCAAGTATGGTTTTGGCGGCGATTGTTTATGGTAGTATGTTTTATTTTAATTTGTGGACTGAAATATGGGATTTTTTTTACAAAGCGAATATCATGCTGGCAATCTTTAATATGATACCAGGTTTACCTCTTGATGGTGGGCGCATTTTTAGAGCATGGCTGGCTTTATATATGGATTATGGAAAGGCCACTGCTGTTGCTGCTGGTGTCAGTAAATGTGTAAGTATTTCATTGGTATGCATTGTGATTTTTCAATATGTGCAAGGCAGCACAATAAATATCTCTTTTCTAGTAGCAGCTATTTTTTTATACACAACCGCAAAGAGTGAATTAAAGGTGGCTGGCTTTCGTACTTTGCGCATCATGGCTCAAAAGAAAACCTTACTGCGCTCAAGGGGAATGATGCCAACGATACATCTTACCGTTATGAAAGGTGTATTGCTTAAGGATATTGTTCGTTTGTTTCGTCCTGATCAGTATTATGTGATGCTGGTGGTAAATGATGATTGCAGAGTCTGCGGCACCTTAACGGAGACCGAGGTATGGGAAGGGTTGCCAAAGAATGGTCTACATGCTAGTATTGGTGAGCTGATAGATTCATGA